Sequence from the Candidatus Beckwithbacteria bacterium genome:
TTGTTGACAACCATAATAAACCGGCCATGGGCAGGTAGCGCAAAAATAAGTAACTAAAGAATTTTAACGGCAAAGGAGAAATAATCATTAATCCCTCATTTGGTTTAATCCAAGGGGTCGTATCCACAATCAATAAAATCAAACTAAGCATCATAAAAGCTAACTGTTGTTTGATTGATTTAAACGGAAATAAAACTATTAAAGGAATCAGCCATAAATGGAACGGTTGGGAAAAAATTTTGGCGGTAAAGAAAATCGTCAGGAAAAAAATTAAGCTGATTTTGATGCTGCCGGCATAAGTATTAAGTTTATTTTTTCTGGCATAAAGTAAGACTAATAAGATAGAGAGAGGAAAGATTACCGAGACTGCTTTTTCCGCCGCTTGGGAAACCGGTCCCTGTAACTCAAAATCCGGCGGCTGGTCGCGCCGGACTTCACTATGAGTGAAATAATTAACCGTCTCGACGACAAAACCGGGAAAAGAAGCATACTTAATCCCCCGTTCATTGTTGTAAACAAACATCACCCCCAAAGAAGAACGAAAAATTAAAAGCGGTAAACCCCAAACTAAAATAAACCCCAATATTATCATTTTCCAGTCTTTTTTTAAGAAAATCAGTGCCAGCGGCGCGGTTAGTAATTTAAGTGCGGTTGACAACCAAAATAAAATCCAAAAGAGTAACCGTTTAGTCATAAAAATTATTGCCAAAGCTAAACTAGCCGTAAATACCCAGTCAATCCCTTCGTAAAAAAAGTCTTTGGCAATCATCGGCGCAATCAGATAAAAACCTATACTTAAGTATTTTGACAAAGGTTTTGTTTTAAGTTTCTGAATCGTTTTAAGAATAAAGAAAAATAAAACCGTATCGAAAAGAAAAATCTGCCAACGGTAATTTTGATAATAATGACCGATGTTTAAACGGTTTAAAATCTGAGGCACATAAAGTAAAGGAATTGTCGCCGGCGGATATTCATAAAGATGCTTGAAGTAAGGAATAATGCCGCTTTGCCACATTTCCGCATAGCGGCGGTAGTCATGAAAAACATCGGAGTAAAATGGCGGCGGAAATTTTAAAATATAAAGCCGGCTTAAAAAGAAAAGGATAAATGCCAAGATTAATAAACGATTTTGTTTCATAATGGCGTTTTAACAATCCGGAAGGCCGGTTGACCATCAGGGAAATTAATTACTTTAATTATACCAACGGCATCAGCGGGAATTTCCTCAGGAGAACCGATAATTAAAACGTTGCTTTTCTGGCTATCCTCTGGCCAATTAATGTTGCGAAAAAGATATTTGCTCATCGCTCCCCAGAAAACACTGGCGGCCTTTCTGTCTTGATAGAAATAGGTAAAAATATACGGTTGTCCATAAGTGCTGGTAATAATAATTTTATTAACCTGATTTTCTTGCTGGCGGGCAAAATCTGCTGCTAACTGATAGCCATATTGCCAAACCGGAGCAGAATAAACCGGATAAACGACAAAATAGTGATAAAGAAAATAAGCTAGATTAACGATAAATAAAATAACCACTAAGGTTCTTAATTGGGATTTTAACAAACGTAAAAAATAAACTAAACCAATAGCGGTAATGATAATTAATGCCGGTAAAACATTGTCAGAACGAAGCGGGTGAGGTACATCCCGACCAATCATGGCCGGAATCGGGCCGACAATTAACCACCAAAAAAGTAATTTTGACCAAGTTGCGGATCTTTTTTTCAGCAAATAAATTAATCCCATCAGTAAAAACGGCGCTTCAATTAATAACAGCGGGCCGACTGTTTTAAGTTGTAACTGAGGCATAAGGCTGCTGCCGGAAAAAAGATAGGCGGGAGAGTAATGAATAATATAGTTTTTAAAGGCTTGGTTAATTAAGGAAAATTTCAACGGTAACGGTTGATCTTTTTCGTAAAAAATCGAAGTACTCTCAAACCGATTGGCCCCTTTTTGGAAAACTATTTCCTTAATTAAGGGGATAAGTAACAATAATCCCAGGGTGACTGAACCAATCAGCCAATAACTATTTTTTTTGACAAAAATCTGCCGCCGGAAAATAAAAATTATTCCCAATAAAAATACCGGCACAAAAATTTTGGGACTGTGATAAGTATAGAAAGACAATACAAAACTTAAAACAGAAAACAGGTAATATTTAGGTTTGGTTAAAGACTTTAAAAACAGATAAGTTCCCGATAAAACAAACATTAAGGCTAAATTAGCTTCAAAGGCCGGCCGGGATAAAATTACCTGCCAGGGAGTAATCGCCATCAGTAAAGCTGCTAATGGTGCGGTGTACGGTGTACGGAGTCCGGAGTTTAACAATAATGCATTAGTAATCAAGTAAATCAAATAAACACTGGCAATGCCGGCGAGAACGGAAACCAGGCGGACAGAAATAGGGTTAGCTCCCAATAAACCAACAAAGGGGGCGGTTAAATAAATATAGACCGGCGCTTTATAATCACCGAAAGATTTAAAACTCCAGGGTAAATGAGTACCATATTCGTCCAGCCGCGTCTCCCAAATAGTTTTAGCATTCCAGCCAATCGCCGCTTCATCCCAGTTTAAAGAGGCTGGATCAGAGCCTAAATGATAAAACCGCAGAACCCCGGCTAATAAAATTATCAGCAGCAATAAAAAATTACGCTTGAATAAAAATCTCATATTAAAATTGGTATTTTTCAACTATGATTATGCCGAAATTAGTTTTATCAATTAATTTTTTCCCTTCAGTAAGAGGGCGATACCAATCTAAAAACCAAGGCTTGAGTTCAGCTTGATTATTTTTCATCCAGGTATCCGGCTCATAAATCACAAAATATTCCTGGGTAAATTCAGTGAAGCGCAAGTTTTTAATACCTTGTTTTTGCGCTTCCCTTTTTAATAAATATTCATAAGTGGCCGGGCGGCCATCCGGAGGCCTTGCCCAGATTGCCTGACCGTTATAATTTTTCAAAACATAGTTAACCGTTTTATTAAGCTGCATTAATGAATATCCGAGACTGTTTGGAAACAAAAATGTATCCGCCTGAGAAACATTGGAAAAAATTATTATTGATAAAACAGCAACTTTTAAAACACGGCCGTGTTTAATAAACTTTGTTAAAGAAACCAATGAATAACTGGCAAGAAGAAGCAAGGGTAAGAATTGAGAAACTATATAATAGTCGAAAAAGAAGCCAAAATTTCCGGTATAAAAAAGATAGCAAACGATCGGGAATAATAACCATAATAACAATAAAATTATTCCTTTTCTATCTTTGACTGAAACTTTTTTAAAGAAGTAAACAGGC
This genomic interval carries:
- a CDS encoding glycosyltransferase family 39 protein, whose translation is MRFLFKRNFLLLLIILLAGVLRFYHLGSDPASLNWDEAAIGWNAKTIWETRLDEYGTHLPWSFKSFGDYKAPVYIYLTAPFVGLLGANPISVRLVSVLAGIASVYLIYLITNALLLNSGLRTPYTAPLAALLMAITPWQVILSRPAFEANLALMFVLSGTYLFLKSLTKPKYYLFSVLSFVLSFYTYHSPKIFVPVFLLGIIFIFRRQIFVKKNSYWLIGSVTLGLLLLIPLIKEIVFQKGANRFESTSIFYEKDQPLPLKFSLINQAFKNYIIHYSPAYLFSGSSLMPQLQLKTVGPLLLIEAPFLLMGLIYLLKKRSATWSKLLFWWLIVGPIPAMIGRDVPHPLRSDNVLPALIIITAIGLVYFLRLLKSQLRTLVVILFIVNLAYFLYHYFVVYPVYSAPVWQYGYQLAADFARQQENQVNKIIITSTYGQPYIFTYFYQDRKAASVFWGAMSKYLFRNINWPEDSQKSNVLIIGSPEEIPADAVGIIKVINFPDGQPAFRIVKTPL